From Polynucleobacter sp. MWH-Braz-FAM2G, a single genomic window includes:
- a CDS encoding NADH-quinone oxidoreductase subunit B family protein has product MALEGVLKEGFVTTTADQLINWTRNGSLWPMTFGLACCAVEMMHAGASRYDLDRFGVVFRPSPRQSDLMIVAGTLCNKMAPALRKVYDQMPEPRWVISMGSCANGGGYYHNSYSVVRGCDRIVPVDIYVPGCPPTAEALIYGIIQLQSKIARTSTIARKA; this is encoded by the coding sequence ATGGCATTAGAAGGCGTTCTCAAAGAAGGATTTGTTACCACCACTGCTGACCAGTTAATCAACTGGACACGTAATGGTTCTTTATGGCCTATGACTTTTGGTCTAGCCTGTTGTGCGGTAGAGATGATGCATGCTGGGGCTTCCCGTTATGACTTAGACCGGTTTGGTGTTGTGTTCCGTCCATCCCCACGTCAATCCGATTTAATGATTGTTGCCGGTACTCTATGCAACAAAATGGCTCCTGCTTTACGTAAGGTTTATGACCAAATGCCTGAACCACGCTGGGTTATCTCTATGGGTTCTTGTGCAAATGGTGGCGGTTATTACCATAACTCTTATTCAGTAGTACGTGGCTGTGACCGCATTGTGCCAGTGGATATTTACGTTCCTGGCTGTCCTCCAACCGCAGAAGCATTGATCTATGGAATTATTCAATTGCAATCTAAGATCGCCCGCACTAGCACTATTGCGAGGAAGGCTTAA
- a CDS encoding NADH-quinone oxidoreductase subunit C produces MSDRLIQLAANLEKVLGKRAQSIEVALGEVTVVVNADTYFESAMLLRDDPSLTFEQLIDLCGVDYQDYREGSWGGQRFGVVSHLLSLKHNWRLRVRVFAPDDSYPLVASVTPVWNCANWFEREAFDLYGILFEGHDDLRRILTDYGFIGHPFRKDFPISGNVEMRYDPELKRVVYQPVTIEAREITPRIVREEQYGGPV; encoded by the coding sequence ATGTCAGATCGCTTAATACAGTTGGCCGCTAATTTAGAAAAAGTTTTAGGTAAGCGCGCGCAATCGATTGAGGTTGCGCTAGGCGAAGTCACTGTGGTTGTGAATGCAGATACCTATTTTGAGTCTGCCATGCTTTTGCGTGATGATCCTTCGCTTACCTTTGAGCAATTGATTGATCTATGCGGTGTTGACTATCAAGATTACCGTGAAGGATCTTGGGGTGGACAGCGCTTTGGTGTTGTCAGCCATTTGCTTTCTTTAAAGCACAACTGGCGCTTGCGTGTGCGTGTATTTGCGCCCGACGATAGCTATCCCTTGGTTGCCTCAGTCACTCCAGTATGGAATTGTGCTAATTGGTTTGAGCGGGAAGCATTTGACTTGTATGGCATCTTGTTTGAAGGTCATGATGATCTTCGTCGTATCTTGACCGACTATGGATTTATCGGTCATCCATTTAGAAAAGATTTTCCGATTAGCGGTAATGTTGAGATGCGCTATGACCCTGAGTTGAAGCGTGTTGTTTACCAGCCAGTCACGATTGAGGCTCGAGAAATTACTCCACGCATTGTTCGTGAAGAGCAGTATGGAGGACCGGTTTAA
- the nuoE gene encoding NADH-quinone oxidoreductase subunit NuoE, translating into MTTTLQLSDKTLADIHRNIAKYPPEQKQSAVMACLIAAQTEVGWVSPEVIETVAQILEMPNIAVEEVATFYNMYNTKPIGKYKLVICTNLPCQLTHGETAATYLKETLGIGYNETTPCGTFTLKEGECMGACGDSPVMLVNDKRMCSFMSKEKIDALLSELRAEGKAA; encoded by the coding sequence ATGACTACAACTCTTCAACTATCCGATAAGACATTAGCCGATATTCATAGAAATATCGCTAAGTACCCGCCAGAGCAAAAACAATCAGCAGTAATGGCATGTTTGATTGCTGCCCAAACCGAAGTGGGTTGGGTATCACCAGAAGTGATTGAAACAGTTGCACAGATTTTAGAAATGCCAAACATCGCTGTTGAAGAAGTGGCAACTTTCTACAACATGTACAACACCAAGCCGATTGGTAAATACAAGCTAGTCATTTGTACTAATTTGCCATGCCAATTAACCCATGGTGAAACAGCGGCAACTTACCTCAAAGAAACTTTGGGTATTGGCTACAACGAAACTACTCCATGCGGAACTTTTACTTTGAAAGAGGGCGAGTGCATGGGGGCATGCGGTGATTCACCGGTGATGCTTGTGAATGACAAACGCATGTGTAGCTTTATGAGTAAAGAAAAGATTGATGCTTTATTAAGTGAACTCCGTGCAGAAGGGAAGGCAGCATGA
- the tpiA gene encoding triose-phosphate isomerase: protein MRPLIVIGNWKMNGSLASNQDWIKSVARGMESGMPSGRKYAVCPPFPYLQQCAHLISEHSLAFLSLGAQDASAHSSGAYTGEVAASMLKEVGCTYVIVGHSERRQMHQEVDEAVAAKALQVLDNGMTPVICVGETADERNSGRAEEIVCAQIAKQVSVLQDRLADCLIAYEPVWAIGTGKVASAQVAQDMHRAIRLQLAEFDEDVASHVGILYGGSVKPDNAVELFAMPDIDGGLVGGASLNPQDFLAICKA from the coding sequence ATGCGACCACTCATCGTTATCGGCAACTGGAAAATGAATGGCAGTCTTGCAAGTAATCAAGACTGGATTAAGTCTGTTGCGCGTGGCATGGAGAGTGGAATGCCTTCGGGGCGTAAATACGCGGTATGTCCACCGTTTCCTTATTTGCAACAATGCGCGCATTTGATTTCGGAGCATTCTTTGGCGTTTTTAAGCCTAGGGGCGCAAGATGCATCTGCTCATAGCTCTGGCGCTTACACCGGTGAAGTTGCTGCTTCAATGTTGAAAGAAGTGGGGTGTACTTACGTCATTGTTGGGCATTCTGAGCGTCGTCAAATGCATCAAGAAGTTGATGAAGCGGTTGCCGCCAAAGCGCTACAGGTATTGGATAACGGCATGACGCCTGTAATTTGCGTTGGCGAAACCGCTGACGAAAGAAACTCTGGCAGAGCGGAAGAAATTGTTTGTGCTCAGATTGCTAAGCAAGTGAGCGTGCTACAGGATCGCCTTGCCGACTGTTTGATTGCCTATGAGCCAGTATGGGCAATTGGTACTGGCAAGGTTGCAAGCGCTCAAGTGGCACAAGATATGCATCGCGCTATTCGCCTGCAATTGGCTGAATTTGATGAGGATGTTGCCTCTCATGTGGGAATTTTGTATGGCGGCAGCGTCAAACCTGACAATGCCGTTGAATTATTTGCTATGCCTGATATTGACGGCGGATTGGTTGGGGGTGCTTCACTGAATCCTCAAGACTTTTTAGCTATTTGCAAGGCATAG
- the nuoG gene encoding NADH-quinone oxidoreductase subunit NuoG, producing MVEIELDGKAVEVPQGSMVMHAANKLGTYVPHFCYHKKLSIAANCRMCLVEVEKAPKPLPACATPVTQGMKVFTHSAKAVEAQRSVMEFLLINHPLDCPICDQGGECQLQDLAVGYGKSNSRYDEEKRVVFHKNVGPLISMQEMTRCIHCTRCVRFGQEVAGVMELGMINRGEHSEITTFVGQTVDSELSGNMIDLCPVGALTSKPFRYAARTWELGRKRSVSPHDSLGSNTTVQTKSNKVMRVVALENEAINECWISDRDRFSYEGLNSTDRVTTPMVKQGGQWLETDWQSALDYVAHSLKTISQESGSESIGALAHPISSIEELHLLQKMIRGLGSKQVETRLRQTDVNAAASAPWLGMPIARVGELDRVLFIGSFLRKDQPVLAARVRTASKRGLQVLRIDAGGDDWLIPSKGISAAPSAWLNALSEVAIAIAKAKSVNAPVGTFNLPVTSAAQQIADSLLSGETTAVLLGSAAIAHHHASDLHIMAQFIAEQTGATLGFLPVGGNAVGASLVKANGVGVDSVLSGDRRAVILMNIEPDSDLPNPQQARAALANANTVIALSAYKSADILEVADVILPITPFTETVSTFVNLEGRVQTVQPAVKPLGDSRPGWKVLRVLGGLLGIDGFLFNMPEEVLDEALDEGYCTRLDNKASSATISNGNLAPFDGLERLADVNIYAGDQIVRRSSALQLTRDAKRGNQVGLSQKTFTELGLSEGDSVRVTQGSQSVEMPATLEVNLAPGAVRISAGTMASAKLGSMFGPVTVSKA from the coding sequence ATGGTAGAAATCGAATTAGATGGTAAGGCAGTAGAGGTTCCGCAAGGTTCGATGGTGATGCATGCCGCGAATAAGCTCGGCACCTATGTTCCTCACTTCTGCTATCACAAGAAACTATCTATCGCTGCCAACTGCCGGATGTGTCTGGTAGAGGTTGAAAAGGCTCCAAAGCCTTTGCCTGCTTGCGCTACACCAGTTACTCAAGGCATGAAAGTGTTTACACATTCTGCTAAAGCAGTAGAAGCGCAACGTTCCGTAATGGAGTTTCTCTTAATTAACCATCCATTGGATTGCCCAATCTGCGATCAAGGTGGTGAGTGCCAATTACAAGACTTAGCAGTTGGTTACGGTAAGTCGAATTCACGCTACGACGAAGAGAAACGTGTTGTATTTCATAAGAATGTAGGTCCGTTGATCTCTATGCAGGAGATGACGCGATGCATTCATTGCACACGTTGCGTCCGTTTTGGTCAAGAAGTTGCTGGTGTCATGGAATTGGGCATGATCAATCGTGGCGAGCACTCAGAGATCACTACCTTTGTTGGTCAAACTGTAGATTCAGAGTTATCTGGAAATATGATTGACTTGTGCCCAGTTGGCGCATTGACCAGCAAGCCTTTCCGCTACGCAGCGCGAACATGGGAATTGGGTCGCAAGCGTTCCGTAAGTCCACATGATAGTTTGGGTTCAAATACCACCGTTCAGACTAAATCCAACAAAGTCATGCGCGTGGTTGCTCTTGAAAATGAAGCTATTAACGAATGCTGGATTAGTGATCGCGATCGCTTTTCCTATGAAGGTTTAAATAGTACTGATCGCGTAACTACACCAATGGTGAAGCAAGGCGGCCAATGGTTGGAAACTGACTGGCAGTCTGCACTAGATTATGTTGCTCACTCATTAAAAACAATTTCACAAGAAAGTGGATCAGAATCTATTGGCGCTCTAGCGCATCCAATTTCTAGCATAGAAGAATTGCACCTCTTACAAAAGATGATTCGCGGTTTGGGTTCCAAGCAAGTAGAAACTCGCTTGCGCCAAACTGATGTAAATGCTGCTGCTAGCGCTCCATGGTTGGGTATGCCAATTGCTAGAGTAGGCGAGTTAGATCGTGTTTTATTTATTGGTAGCTTCTTGCGTAAAGATCAGCCAGTTTTAGCAGCTCGTGTCCGTACAGCTAGCAAACGTGGCTTGCAGGTATTACGAATTGATGCAGGTGGTGACGATTGGTTAATTCCTAGCAAGGGCATTTCTGCTGCACCAAGTGCATGGCTTAATGCATTAAGTGAAGTTGCGATTGCTATTGCCAAAGCAAAATCAGTTAATGCTCCAGTTGGAACTTTTAACTTACCAGTAACTTCCGCAGCACAACAAATTGCAGATAGCTTGCTTTCTGGTGAGACTACAGCTGTTTTACTTGGATCCGCTGCAATTGCACATCATCATGCGTCTGATTTGCACATCATGGCTCAATTTATTGCGGAGCAAACTGGTGCTACTTTAGGCTTTTTGCCCGTTGGTGGTAATGCGGTAGGCGCCTCTTTGGTTAAAGCGAACGGTGTTGGTGTTGATTCAGTGCTCTCTGGTGATCGTCGCGCAGTTATCTTGATGAACATTGAGCCGGATTCTGACTTACCTAATCCACAACAAGCAAGGGCAGCCTTGGCTAATGCCAATACTGTTATTGCATTAAGCGCCTATAAGTCTGCGGACATATTGGAAGTAGCAGATGTTATTTTGCCAATCACACCTTTCACAGAAACAGTATCAACATTTGTGAACTTGGAGGGTAGAGTTCAAACTGTCCAACCAGCAGTTAAGCCTCTTGGAGATTCGCGCCCTGGATGGAAAGTGTTGCGCGTACTCGGCGGTCTTTTAGGAATAGATGGTTTCTTATTTAATATGCCTGAAGAAGTATTGGACGAGGCCTTGGATGAAGGTTATTGCACTCGTTTAGACAACAAGGCTTCAAGCGCAACCATCTCCAATGGTAATTTGGCTCCCTTTGATGGTCTCGAGCGTTTGGCCGATGTCAATATCTATGCTGGCGATCAGATTGTTCGTCGTTCTTCGGCGCTTCAGCTTACACGTGATGCAAAACGTGGCAATCAAGTTGGCTTGAGTCAAAAAACGTTTACTGAGTTGGGCTTAAGCGAGGGTGATTCTGTGCGTGTTACTCAAGGATCTCAATCCGTAGAAATGCCAGCAACATTAGAAGTGAACTTAGCGCCAGGCGCCGTCAGAATTTCTGCTGGCACTATGGCTAGTGCGAAATTAGGATCCATGTTTGGTCCAGTAACTGTTAGCAAGGCTTAA
- the nuoF gene encoding NADH-quinone oxidoreductase subunit NuoF: MTSLHDRHIKPLILAGLNGENWRLKDYESRGGYQQLRRLINDKVAPDSIIAELKASSLRGRGGAGFPTGLKWSFMPRQFPGQKYLVCNSDEGEPGTFKDRDIMRYNPHALIEGMIIGAYTMGISAGYNYIHGEIWEVYSRFEEALEEARAAGYLGDKILGSDFSFQLHAAPGWGAYICGEETALLESLEGKKGQPRFKPPFPASFGLYGKPTTINNTETFAAVPFILAIGGQAYLELGKPNNGGTKIFSISGDVVHPGNYEIPLGTPFAELLKLAGGMRDGKALKAVIPGGSSSPVVPGAQMMELTMDYDSIAKAGSMLGSGAVIVMNETRCMVRALERLSYFYHEESCGQCTPCREGTGWLWRIVHRIEHGEGRPEDLDLLNDVAANIQGRTICALGDAAAMPVRGMLKHYMDEFAYHVEHKRCLDSAKPL; encoded by the coding sequence ATGACCAGCTTGCACGATCGCCACATCAAGCCTTTAATCCTTGCTGGGTTAAATGGCGAAAACTGGCGTTTAAAAGATTATGAAAGCCGTGGTGGCTATCAGCAATTACGTCGCTTAATTAACGATAAGGTTGCACCAGATTCCATTATTGCCGAATTAAAGGCATCCTCATTACGCGGTCGTGGTGGAGCGGGCTTCCCAACAGGATTGAAGTGGAGTTTTATGCCACGCCAATTCCCTGGGCAAAAATATTTAGTTTGTAATAGTGACGAAGGTGAACCAGGTACGTTTAAAGACCGCGACATCATGCGTTACAACCCACATGCCCTAATTGAGGGGATGATCATTGGTGCATACACCATGGGAATTTCCGCTGGATATAACTATATTCATGGCGAAATCTGGGAAGTGTATTCACGCTTTGAAGAAGCTTTAGAAGAAGCTCGCGCAGCTGGCTATTTGGGCGACAAGATTTTGGGAAGTGATTTCTCATTTCAGTTGCATGCTGCTCCAGGTTGGGGTGCATATATTTGCGGTGAAGAAACTGCGTTGCTTGAGTCCTTAGAAGGAAAGAAGGGTCAACCTCGCTTTAAACCTCCATTCCCTGCAAGTTTTGGTTTGTATGGCAAGCCAACAACAATTAATAACACTGAAACATTTGCAGCCGTCCCATTTATTTTGGCTATTGGCGGTCAGGCTTATTTAGAGCTTGGTAAGCCTAATAACGGCGGTACAAAGATTTTCTCCATTTCTGGTGACGTAGTTCACCCAGGAAATTATGAGATTCCATTAGGTACCCCATTTGCTGAGTTACTAAAGCTTGCTGGCGGTATGCGCGATGGCAAGGCCTTGAAAGCAGTTATTCCAGGCGGATCTTCTTCCCCTGTTGTGCCTGGTGCGCAAATGATGGAACTTACGATGGATTACGACAGCATCGCCAAAGCTGGCTCGATGTTGGGCTCAGGCGCGGTGATCGTGATGAATGAAACTCGCTGCATGGTTCGTGCGCTAGAGCGTTTGTCTTACTTCTATCACGAAGAGTCATGCGGACAATGCACTCCATGTCGTGAAGGTACTGGTTGGTTGTGGCGCATCGTTCATCGTATTGAGCATGGAGAAGGGCGTCCGGAGGATTTGGATTTGCTAAATGATGTAGCCGCCAATATTCAAGGTCGTACGATTTGCGCCTTAGGTGATGCAGCAGCAATGCCAGTACGCGGTATGTTGAAGCATTACATGGATGAATTTGCGTATCACGTAGAACATAAGCGCTGCTTAGATTCTGCAAAACCTTTATAA
- the secG gene encoding preprotein translocase subunit SecG, whose translation MEWFKTLLIVLQVISALAVILLVLLQQGKGADMGAAFGSGASGSLFGASGSANFLSHTTAIFAAVFFISTLGITWVGNKKEVSPGVLSGTVAPVVAPAAPVAPAQDPTKPAVPK comes from the coding sequence GTGGAATGGTTTAAGACTTTATTGATCGTGTTGCAGGTAATTTCAGCCTTGGCTGTGATTCTTTTGGTGTTATTGCAGCAAGGTAAAGGCGCTGATATGGGTGCTGCTTTCGGTTCTGGAGCCTCTGGTAGTCTCTTTGGTGCTAGCGGTTCTGCTAATTTCCTCTCTCATACAACCGCTATTTTTGCTGCCGTTTTCTTTATTAGCACTCTTGGGATTACTTGGGTTGGAAATAAGAAAGAAGTTAGTCCTGGTGTTCTTTCTGGAACGGTTGCTCCTGTTGTGGCTCCTGCTGCGCCTGTAGCGCCAGCACAAGACCCGACTAAACCAGCAGTTCCTAAGTAA
- a CDS encoding NADH-quinone oxidoreductase subunit D: MAQIKNYTLNFGPQHPAAHGVLRLVLELDGEVIQRADPHIGLLHRATEKLAETRTWIQNVPYMDRLDYVSMMSNEHAYVLAIEKLLQVDVPLRAQYIRVMYDELTRLLNHLLWIGCHGLDVGAMAVFLYAFRDREDIFDMYEAVSGARMHAAYYRPGGVYRDLPNQMAQYDKSKIRSASAVKRLNENRSGTLLDFIEQFTNGFDANVDEYCNLLTDNRIWKQRLVNIGIVSPERALQLGFTGPMLRGSGIEWDLRKKQPYEVYDRLEFDIPVGVNGDSYDRYLVRMEEMRQSNRIIKQCVAWLKANPGPVMSDNHKVSPPKRVDMKTNMEELIHHFKLFTEGIHVPDGEAYSAVEHPKGEFGIYLISDGANKPYRMKIRAPGFVHLSAMDEMSRGHMLADAVTIIGTQDIVFGEIDR, translated from the coding sequence ATGGCACAAATTAAGAACTACACCCTCAATTTTGGTCCTCAGCATCCTGCTGCACACGGCGTACTTCGTTTAGTGCTTGAACTTGATGGTGAAGTGATTCAACGTGCTGATCCGCACATTGGTTTATTGCATCGTGCGACTGAAAAATTAGCTGAAACACGTACTTGGATTCAAAACGTTCCCTATATGGATCGTTTGGATTACGTGTCAATGATGTCGAACGAACATGCGTATGTTTTGGCAATTGAAAAGTTATTACAAGTAGATGTGCCATTACGCGCTCAATACATACGTGTAATGTATGACGAGCTAACTCGTTTGCTTAATCATTTGCTATGGATTGGTTGTCATGGCTTGGACGTGGGTGCGATGGCGGTCTTCTTGTACGCCTTCCGCGATCGTGAAGATATCTTTGATATGTATGAGGCGGTGTCTGGTGCACGTATGCATGCTGCATACTATCGTCCAGGTGGTGTTTATCGTGACTTGCCGAATCAAATGGCTCAATACGATAAGTCAAAGATTCGTAGCGCATCCGCAGTAAAACGCTTAAATGAAAACCGAAGCGGTACTTTGTTAGATTTCATTGAACAATTTACTAATGGCTTTGATGCAAATGTAGATGAATATTGCAATCTGTTGACAGATAACCGCATCTGGAAACAACGCTTAGTCAATATCGGTATCGTCTCACCTGAGCGCGCATTGCAACTTGGCTTTACCGGACCAATGTTGCGTGGCTCTGGTATCGAGTGGGATTTGCGTAAGAAGCAGCCATACGAAGTTTATGACCGCCTAGAATTTGATATTCCAGTTGGCGTGAATGGTGACTCTTATGATCGCTATTTAGTCCGCATGGAAGAGATGCGTCAATCCAATAGAATCATCAAACAGTGCGTGGCATGGTTGAAGGCTAACCCTGGTCCTGTGATGAGTGATAACCATAAAGTTTCTCCACCAAAACGCGTGGATATGAAAACTAATATGGAAGAATTAATTCACCATTTCAAACTCTTTACCGAAGGTATTCATGTTCCTGATGGTGAGGCTTACTCTGCTGTTGAGCATCCAAAAGGTGAGTTTGGTATTTACTTGATTTCTGATGGCGCTAACAAGCCTTATCGCATGAAGATTCGTGCGCCTGGATTTGTGCATTTATCAGCCATGGATGAGATGTCACGTGGTCATATGTTGGCCGATGCGGTAACCATTATCGGTACCCAAGATATTGTGTTCGGGGAGATTGACCGCTAA
- a CDS encoding NADH-quinone oxidoreductase subunit A: MNLANYFPVLLFILVGIGVGLVPMFLGKILAPSKPDAEKLSPYECGFEAFEDARMKFDVRYYLIAILFILFDLETAFLFPWGVALRDIGWLGYASMVIFLLEFIVGFVYIWKKGALDWE, encoded by the coding sequence TTGAATCTCGCTAATTACTTTCCTGTTCTGCTTTTCATCCTCGTAGGTATTGGGGTGGGTTTAGTCCCCATGTTCCTCGGAAAAATTTTGGCTCCTTCGAAGCCTGACGCTGAAAAACTTTCTCCTTATGAGTGCGGTTTTGAAGCTTTCGAAGATGCGCGTATGAAGTTTGACGTGCGTTACTACTTAATTGCCATTCTCTTCATCCTGTTTGACTTAGAAACTGCATTCCTATTCCCATGGGGTGTTGCGCTACGTGATATTGGATGGCTTGGCTACGCCTCTATGGTGATTTTCTTGTTGGAATTCATTGTGGGATTTGTATATATCTGGAAAAAGGGCGCTCTCGACTGGGAGTGA
- a CDS encoding NAD(P)H-quinone oxidoreductase, translated as MRVIEIKEFGTPEMLVPTTRPDPAAPAVGSGEILIKVLAAGINRPDVLQRKGHYPVPAGASDIPGLEVAGEIVGGDLASADNLFGLKLGDKVCALVQGGGYAELCTAPIAQCLPYPKGFSDQEAAALPETFYTVWSNVFMRGELAAGESLLVQGGSSGIGVTAILIAKALGHKVFVTAGTDEKCAACVALGADLAINYKTQDFVEEIKKVTDGKGVNVVLDMVTGAYVQKEIDCLADDGRIVIIAIQGGSKAEVSTNQILRRRLTITGSTLRPRPVSFKKQITKQLFDNVWPLLNAGKLKPVIYKTYTLDQAADAHALMESSEHVGKIVLTV; from the coding sequence ATGCGCGTAATTGAAATCAAAGAATTTGGCACCCCAGAAATGCTGGTGCCAACCACTCGTCCTGATCCAGCAGCTCCTGCTGTAGGATCTGGCGAGATTTTGATTAAGGTTTTGGCTGCCGGAATTAATAGGCCGGATGTTTTACAACGTAAAGGCCACTATCCAGTTCCAGCGGGCGCATCAGATATTCCTGGCCTCGAAGTAGCTGGTGAAATTGTTGGTGGTGATTTGGCTTCCGCAGATAATCTTTTTGGCTTGAAGCTTGGCGATAAAGTATGCGCATTAGTTCAAGGTGGTGGTTACGCAGAATTGTGTACTGCGCCGATAGCTCAGTGCTTGCCATATCCAAAAGGTTTTAGCGACCAAGAAGCGGCTGCATTACCAGAGACTTTCTACACCGTATGGAGCAATGTCTTCATGCGCGGTGAATTGGCTGCAGGTGAATCTTTGTTGGTACAAGGCGGCTCTAGCGGAATTGGTGTTACTGCAATTTTGATTGCTAAGGCCTTGGGTCATAAAGTTTTTGTGACTGCTGGTACTGATGAAAAGTGTGCCGCTTGCGTTGCATTAGGCGCTGATCTTGCAATCAATTACAAGACACAAGATTTTGTTGAAGAAATTAAGAAGGTCACTGACGGCAAAGGCGTAAATGTCGTGCTGGATATGGTCACTGGCGCTTATGTCCAAAAGGAAATTGATTGCCTGGCTGATGATGGTCGTATTGTGATCATTGCTATCCAAGGTGGCTCTAAGGCTGAGGTAAGCACAAATCAGATTTTGCGTCGTCGTTTAACTATTACTGGTTCAACGCTTCGCCCACGACCAGTCTCTTTTAAGAAGCAAATTACCAAGCAGCTCTTTGATAATGTTTGGCCTTTGCTTAATGCAGGCAAACTCAAGCCAGTAATCTATAAAACATATACGCTAGATCAGGCGGCAGATGCTCATGCGTTAATGGAGTCATCTGAGCATGTGGGCAAAATTGTTTTAACTGTATAG